The proteins below are encoded in one region of Myxococcales bacterium:
- a CDS encoding CPXCG motif-containing cysteine-rich protein, with the protein MPKRRRVSLEDETTVTCPYCSSSQLLVVDPDTTGELVQDCDVCCHPWTVMISRDDDGVLDVSVTRA; encoded by the coding sequence ATGCCGAAACGCCGGAGGGTCTCCCTCGAAGATGAGACCACGGTCACCTGTCCGTACTGCTCGAGCAGCCAACTCTTGGTGGTCGACCCCGACACGACCGGGGAGCTCGTCCAGGACTGCGACGTCTGCTGCCATCCCTGGACGGTCATGATCTCGCGCGACGATGACGGCGTGCTCGACGTCAGTGTGACCCGCGCGTGA
- a CDS encoding DUF4340 domain-containing protein, with the protein MAKALRGQAVNLGLVVLAIALVVVVVVTRGKVTTAEKEARSFNLLSAFREEEITRLSLTKAGQRLTLVRDQSVDAGDATWNITEPVQEEAEAYGIDKLLGSLEFARFVRRIKPEEVNRAEFGLEAPGSVLSVEMGKVRYELRMGNEAASPPGSRYLELIAQGGPESGVFIVGRDLVKELDVEAGTLRGRQMLPYTSNQLERVVITGTDGVDRKLKSAGRDRWRFDGMQADVRVNRDVFDQVLTQFARTKAEHFIEVKQAEAALAASKNVRLTLFPKDTSRPKSVIEVGGVCPKSENDVVALRREPEPVAACVPRSVLPGLDTPVAELVDTELFSLRKDEVESLLIVRGGSKLDLERKDAGFVLRSPVKAQVELETGNRRINAIVRARGEIVVGAKLAELGLDPPEGKITIRSPAESDEKVVEEVLELGKPDAGGKLPVRRQSDGIVLNVDVESARALAADSTLVRSLKIFDFAPSDFRQLEVRGRAVNQKLRREAGGQMLLEEPKGYTHDSALAANAVDELAGLSADRWVSDHDDKTFGLESPDLRVLLSFVSGDAGEKHHSLIVGASTTGGAFAKLEGEPGVFIFPRRALEALGTWLIDRSVFMVTPDDVTRVEIEHQGKKLVLEKRADHFVRSSGIDLPAARVSEIADTLIALRAEAAVTLGPAKTGQGLEKPEVVVRIERTGNRPKSLRIGSGDAWRGQSIYYARAEGVDATYVIAKTKIRVLVDAF; encoded by the coding sequence ATGGCAAAGGCACTCCGCGGTCAGGCCGTCAATCTGGGGCTCGTCGTCCTGGCGATCGCGCTCGTAGTGGTCGTTGTGGTGACCCGAGGCAAGGTGACCACCGCTGAGAAAGAGGCGCGCTCGTTCAACCTGCTCTCGGCCTTCCGCGAGGAAGAAATCACCCGGCTCAGCCTGACCAAAGCTGGGCAGCGCTTGACCCTCGTGCGTGATCAGAGTGTCGACGCGGGCGACGCAACGTGGAACATCACCGAGCCGGTGCAAGAGGAGGCGGAGGCCTACGGCATCGACAAACTGCTCGGTTCGCTCGAATTTGCTCGCTTCGTGCGCCGCATCAAACCCGAAGAGGTGAACCGCGCCGAGTTCGGGCTCGAAGCCCCAGGCTCGGTGCTCAGCGTCGAGATGGGCAAGGTGCGCTACGAGCTCAGGATGGGCAACGAGGCCGCGTCGCCGCCCGGCTCGCGTTACCTCGAGCTCATCGCCCAGGGTGGCCCGGAGAGCGGGGTCTTCATCGTGGGGCGAGACCTGGTGAAAGAGCTGGACGTCGAGGCCGGCACGCTGCGCGGGCGCCAGATGCTCCCCTACACGTCGAACCAACTCGAGCGCGTGGTGATCACCGGCACCGACGGTGTGGATCGCAAGCTGAAGAGCGCCGGGCGAGACCGCTGGCGCTTCGACGGAATGCAGGCTGACGTGCGGGTGAACCGCGACGTGTTCGATCAGGTGCTGACCCAATTTGCGCGCACCAAGGCCGAACACTTCATCGAGGTCAAACAGGCCGAGGCCGCCCTGGCAGCCAGCAAGAACGTGCGTCTGACCTTGTTCCCGAAGGACACCAGCCGCCCCAAGAGCGTGATCGAGGTCGGAGGTGTTTGCCCGAAGAGCGAGAACGACGTCGTGGCTCTGCGCCGCGAACCGGAGCCGGTCGCCGCCTGTGTGCCTAGATCGGTCCTGCCGGGGCTCGATACACCCGTCGCAGAGCTGGTCGACACGGAGTTGTTCTCGCTGCGCAAGGACGAGGTCGAGTCGCTCTTGATCGTGCGCGGCGGCAGCAAGCTCGACCTCGAGCGCAAGGATGCCGGCTTCGTGCTGCGCTCCCCGGTCAAAGCGCAGGTCGAGCTCGAGACGGGTAACCGACGCATCAACGCCATCGTGCGCGCCCGCGGAGAAATCGTGGTCGGAGCCAAGCTCGCGGAGCTCGGCCTCGACCCCCCAGAGGGCAAGATCACCATCCGGTCGCCCGCGGAGAGCGACGAAAAGGTCGTGGAAGAGGTGCTCGAGCTGGGCAAACCCGACGCCGGCGGGAAACTGCCTGTTCGCCGCCAGAGCGACGGCATCGTGCTCAACGTCGACGTCGAGTCGGCGCGGGCGCTGGCTGCGGACTCGACACTGGTGCGGAGCTTGAAGATCTTCGATTTCGCTCCCTCGGACTTCCGGCAGCTCGAGGTGCGGGGGCGCGCAGTGAACCAGAAGCTCCGGCGTGAAGCCGGGGGACAGATGCTGCTCGAAGAACCCAAGGGTTACACCCACGACTCCGCCCTGGCTGCCAACGCCGTCGACGAGCTTGCTGGACTCAGCGCCGATCGCTGGGTCAGCGATCACGACGACAAGACGTTCGGCCTCGAGAGCCCTGACCTTCGTGTGCTGCTCAGCTTCGTCAGCGGAGACGCGGGCGAGAAACACCACTCGCTGATCGTGGGCGCCTCGACCACGGGCGGCGCGTTCGCCAAGCTCGAAGGTGAGCCCGGCGTCTTCATTTTCCCACGACGCGCGCTCGAAGCCCTCGGGACCTGGCTCATCGACCGCTCGGTGTTCATGGTCACGCCGGACGACGTGACACGCGTGGAAATCGAACACCAAGGCAAGAAGCTGGTGCTCGAAAAACGAGCCGACCACTTCGTGCGAAGCTCGGGCATCGACCTGCCCGCCGCACGTGTCTCGGAGATCGCCGACACCCTGATCGCACTTCGGGCAGAGGCTGCCGTGACGCTGGGGCCCGCCAAGACGGGTCAAGGCCTGGAGAAACCAGAGGTCGTCGTTCGCATCGAGCGCACCGGCAACCGTCCCAAGTCGCTGCGCATCGGCAGCGGTGACGCCTGGCGCGGTCAGAGCATCTATTACGCACGAGCCGAAGGCGTGGATGCGACCTACGTCATCGCCAAGACCAAGATCCGCGTGTTGGTCGACGCGTTCTGA
- a CDS encoding GldG family protein: MAKKRPTAPAGEPATRKRRPSSAKPPPTALSSSFKALAAAGVLAAAVIAVLSNVLVSRFYKRWDFTQGGLYTLSQATVETLHGLTEPVQIIVFLSASDPLSVSVRHTLTAYGAETTKLSARYVDPDRSPAEFLALQQKYGIVAGKTEDGRVVTDASLVIARGERHWFVTTDDMVAYDEQDGRSRPKLEQALTEGIRNVLEKQTTKICFATGHQEISIEDGGPQGLAELRFRLQKNNYEVVAVDFAATKLGLELGECQVVAMIGPEVRVPEKVASQLASYLTGGGNVLVLVNPVLDEDNRIQSTGLEVLGKAAGIELGNDFIIEKSQEARLPQGLGETFFAKPSAHGITTGLLKGDEVRFKVLLSASQSLRAASGSAAQALLTTSAEAFALKDVRPFVDQGKPVEKSSSDPAGPFTVAYAVELPKPNGSSAPHGPRAVFVGSANLAWGRNWREPTLLGDRLFLESALSWLSARPTLVSVPEKQGHDVGLALTEDSLGDVLRYVLIYMPLSAALLGTFVLLRRRQKEKRSRAGAGKSPDASPNDDDAGDRD, encoded by the coding sequence ATGGCCAAAAAGCGCCCCACAGCGCCCGCAGGCGAGCCCGCGACCCGCAAACGCCGGCCGTCGTCCGCCAAACCTCCGCCCACCGCGCTCAGCTCGAGCTTCAAGGCCCTCGCGGCCGCCGGGGTGCTCGCGGCCGCGGTGATCGCGGTGCTCAGCAACGTGCTGGTGTCGCGCTTCTACAAACGCTGGGACTTCACCCAAGGTGGGCTCTACACCTTGTCCCAAGCCACGGTGGAGACGCTGCACGGTCTCACCGAGCCCGTTCAGATCATCGTGTTCTTGAGCGCGAGTGATCCGCTGTCCGTCAGCGTGCGTCACACCCTGACAGCGTACGGCGCGGAGACGACCAAACTCTCGGCCCGCTACGTGGACCCCGACCGCAGCCCAGCCGAGTTTCTGGCGCTGCAGCAGAAGTACGGCATCGTCGCCGGCAAGACCGAAGACGGCCGCGTGGTCACCGACGCGAGCCTGGTCATTGCCCGCGGTGAGCGCCACTGGTTCGTCACGACCGACGACATGGTCGCGTACGACGAACAGGACGGGCGCAGCCGGCCGAAGCTCGAACAAGCGCTGACCGAGGGCATCCGCAACGTGCTCGAGAAGCAGACGACCAAGATCTGCTTCGCCACGGGGCATCAAGAGATCTCCATCGAAGACGGCGGACCTCAAGGACTCGCCGAGCTGCGCTTTCGGCTGCAGAAGAACAACTACGAAGTCGTGGCTGTGGATTTCGCTGCAACCAAGCTCGGCCTGGAGCTCGGCGAGTGCCAGGTCGTTGCGATGATCGGCCCGGAGGTGCGGGTGCCGGAGAAGGTGGCCAGCCAGCTGGCGAGCTACCTGACCGGCGGCGGAAACGTGCTCGTGCTCGTGAACCCGGTGCTGGACGAGGACAATCGCATCCAGAGCACCGGCCTCGAAGTGCTCGGCAAGGCCGCGGGCATCGAGCTCGGCAACGACTTCATCATCGAAAAGAGCCAAGAGGCGCGGCTTCCGCAGGGACTCGGTGAGACGTTCTTCGCCAAACCCTCGGCCCACGGCATCACGACCGGCCTGCTCAAGGGGGACGAGGTCCGTTTCAAGGTGTTGCTCAGCGCGTCCCAGAGTCTGCGTGCGGCGAGCGGCTCCGCGGCGCAAGCGCTGCTCACCACCAGCGCAGAGGCCTTTGCGCTCAAGGACGTGCGCCCCTTCGTCGATCAGGGCAAGCCGGTGGAGAAGTCGAGCAGCGATCCCGCCGGGCCCTTCACCGTTGCCTACGCAGTGGAGCTACCGAAACCCAACGGCTCGAGCGCGCCACACGGACCCCGGGCGGTGTTCGTGGGGAGCGCCAACCTCGCCTGGGGCAGAAACTGGCGCGAACCCACCCTGCTCGGTGATCGACTGTTCCTCGAGAGCGCACTCTCGTGGCTGTCAGCGCGGCCGACGCTGGTGAGTGTGCCGGAGAAGCAGGGGCACGACGTCGGGCTGGCGTTGACTGAAGACTCCCTCGGTGACGTGCTCCGCTACGTGCTCATCTACATGCCGCTCTCGGCGGCTCTGCTCGGCACGTTCGTGCTGCTCAGGCGACGGCAGAAAGAGAAGCGGTCGCGCGCCGGCGCCGGCAAGAGCCCCGATGCGTCACCCAACGACGACGACGCCGGGGATCGGGACTGA
- a CDS encoding protein kinase: protein MKACPQCKLKYPADKTTCFVDGSALVEIQDPRIGTTIAGRYVIEDVIGEGGMAAVYRAKHRLSDRHVAIKIMNADLATNPVTQERFRREAKAAQKIAHPNVIEILDQGETGDGSLYLVMELLEGDTLAGLVEDGKVKKDRALPILIQIARALARAHDLEVIHRDLKPENIFLARQPDGSELVKLLDFGIARSMQDVRLTGTGEVFGTPQYMAPERITSTEAGPAADLYALGVMAFEMFTGRLPFEANDVATWFIKHMKEAPPSMRQFDKTLPEALDELVLELLAKDPTDRPVDAHRVHQDLEAISRSLGVRIPEEPADEAVSSHVPSTSEKTAVYRWRRRLEVFDLMLAQAHPTGRPPELVQILSQVKSKLATLEEIAEQSAEAQLQIETVEARGREGRQRLGHAVHALGVDASRARDEAKSADSSGAGQTAEVSRAEEDFLVAHRDATYWEGRSGFMEPYLELSRAYRRLAELVDAWHESKRQLRSSLSTAEAKRAEVSDLEFQIQTLRSALATKEESIEKELADCNRKLRELGDSADTIETELLELATRFCSPLRARPELGALFTKLENVAA from the coding sequence ATGAAAGCCTGCCCGCAGTGCAAGCTGAAGTACCCCGCCGACAAAACCACGTGTTTCGTCGACGGGTCCGCTCTGGTTGAAATCCAAGACCCTCGCATCGGGACCACGATCGCGGGGCGGTACGTGATCGAGGACGTGATCGGCGAGGGCGGGATGGCGGCGGTGTACCGAGCGAAACACCGCCTGAGCGACCGGCACGTTGCCATCAAGATCATGAACGCGGACCTGGCGACGAACCCGGTCACGCAAGAGCGCTTCCGTCGCGAGGCCAAGGCCGCCCAGAAGATCGCTCACCCCAACGTGATCGAGATCCTCGACCAAGGCGAGACGGGTGACGGCAGCCTGTACTTGGTCATGGAGCTGCTCGAGGGGGACACGCTCGCGGGGCTGGTGGAAGACGGCAAGGTCAAGAAGGACCGCGCGCTGCCGATCCTGATCCAGATCGCGCGGGCGCTGGCTCGTGCCCACGACCTCGAGGTCATTCACCGGGATCTCAAGCCAGAGAACATCTTCCTCGCCCGCCAGCCGGATGGCTCGGAGCTGGTAAAGCTCCTCGATTTCGGCATTGCACGCTCGATGCAGGACGTCCGCCTGACCGGAACCGGGGAGGTCTTCGGGACGCCGCAGTACATGGCGCCCGAGCGCATCACCTCGACCGAGGCCGGACCGGCGGCGGATCTGTACGCGCTCGGTGTGATGGCGTTCGAGATGTTCACTGGGCGCTTGCCCTTCGAGGCAAACGACGTCGCGACCTGGTTCATCAAACACATGAAAGAGGCGCCGCCCTCGATGCGGCAGTTCGACAAGACGCTGCCCGAGGCGCTCGACGAGCTGGTGCTCGAGCTGCTGGCGAAAGATCCGACGGATCGCCCGGTCGACGCCCACCGGGTGCACCAAGATCTGGAGGCGATTTCCCGTTCGTTGGGCGTGCGCATTCCGGAGGAACCCGCCGACGAGGCGGTCAGCTCCCACGTGCCCTCCACCTCGGAGAAGACCGCAGTCTATCGCTGGCGACGCCGGCTCGAGGTGTTCGACCTGATGCTCGCGCAGGCGCACCCCACGGGCCGCCCCCCCGAGCTCGTGCAGATCTTGTCGCAGGTGAAGAGCAAACTGGCGACCCTCGAAGAGATCGCGGAGCAGAGCGCGGAGGCCCAGTTGCAGATCGAGACGGTGGAGGCACGCGGTCGCGAAGGGCGCCAGCGACTCGGGCACGCGGTGCACGCGCTTGGCGTGGATGCCAGCCGCGCGCGCGACGAGGCCAAGTCGGCCGACTCGAGCGGAGCAGGGCAGACCGCGGAGGTGTCGCGCGCCGAGGAAGACTTCCTCGTGGCACACCGCGACGCAACTTACTGGGAGGGTCGCTCGGGTTTCATGGAACCTTACCTCGAGCTGTCCCGCGCCTACCGGCGACTGGCTGAGCTCGTCGACGCGTGGCACGAGTCGAAACGGCAGCTCAGGAGCTCGCTCTCCACGGCCGAGGCCAAGCGCGCCGAGGTCAGCGATCTGGAATTTCAGATCCAGACGCTCCGCAGCGCGCTGGCGACCAAAGAAGAGAGCATCGAAAAGGAGCTGGCGGACTGCAATCGCAAGCTGCGCGAGCTGGGTGACAGCGCGGACACCATCGAGACCGAGCTGCTCGAGCTGGCAACGCGGTTTTGCTCGCCGCTCAGGGCGCGGCCGGAGCTTGGCGCCTTGTTCACGAAGCTCGAGAACGTGGCCGCGTGA
- a CDS encoding 16S rRNA (uracil(1498)-N(3))-methyltransferase, with translation MPPSRVNAPLRHAEQLEVGQRIGLDRAHAAALRFRGINPKEAFTIVDRQNAFFRASLTTLGDEGGEALVYELMPSSTESPAHITLLCAVLGRQRMLQVVQKATELGVMCVVPVLTERSVQESGLAHEKAHAWPGQALRAARQCRRASVPEVRAPIRLEAALEDASFAGARRRFFLDDRSLTKLDTDGAAAVSGEIALAVGPEGGFTDEERALLTRHDAVALCFGGRVLRAETAVLVGLTLLQRAYGDF, from the coding sequence TTGCCCCCCTCCAGAGTGAACGCACCGCTCCGACACGCTGAGCAACTGGAGGTTGGTCAGCGCATCGGGCTCGACCGAGCCCACGCAGCGGCTCTCCGATTTCGAGGCATCAACCCAAAAGAAGCGTTCACCATCGTCGATCGGCAGAACGCATTCTTTCGTGCATCGCTGACGACGCTCGGGGACGAAGGGGGGGAAGCTCTGGTGTACGAGCTCATGCCGAGCTCGACCGAATCGCCGGCCCACATCACGCTCTTGTGTGCAGTGCTCGGACGCCAACGCATGCTGCAGGTCGTGCAGAAGGCGACCGAGCTCGGCGTGATGTGTGTCGTGCCGGTGTTGACCGAGCGGTCGGTGCAAGAGTCAGGCTTGGCTCACGAAAAGGCTCACGCCTGGCCAGGGCAAGCGCTGCGGGCCGCGCGCCAGTGCAGACGCGCGAGTGTGCCGGAAGTGCGGGCGCCCATCCGGCTCGAAGCGGCACTCGAGGACGCCAGCTTCGCCGGCGCCAGGCGACGATTTTTTCTGGACGACCGCTCGCTGACCAAGCTCGACACCGACGGCGCAGCGGCGGTTTCTGGGGAGATCGCGCTGGCCGTTGGCCCGGAGGGCGGCTTCACCGACGAGGAGCGCGCACTCCTGACCCGGCATGACGCGGTGGCGCTGTGCTTCGGCGGCCGGGTCTTGCGCGCGGAGACGGCCGTACTCGTCGGGCTCACGCTCTTACAGAGAGCCTATGGAGACTTCTGA
- a CDS encoding MFS transporter: MSHPRAAFAHRDFRLYILARFLTIVGGQMQSVAVGWQVYTLTGDPLHLGWVGLAQFLPMMLFALPSGHVADRFERRRVLMACMGAGALASLGLALSSARSPSLPLLYSLLVVLGTARAFNGPAGSALLPTLVPKELVPNAIAWSSTNWQVATILGPALGGVLYGIFGAASVYGFAALTSLAGLALVSRVSARSVAKEPRAPGLQTVLAGLVYVWRQKLLLGAITLDLFAVLLGGAVALLPAIAKDLLAVGPSGLGILRGAPAVGATVMALWLAYRPLRRRVGAIMLVAVAVFGLATVALGLSRSFSLSLAALVVLGASDMVSVFVRQNLVQLGTPDPMRGRVSAVNLVFIGASNELGELESGLTAAWLGVVPAVIAGGVGTVVVVALCALAFPALRRVDRLQELGVGR, from the coding sequence GTGTCTCACCCGCGCGCAGCCTTCGCACATCGCGACTTCCGGCTGTACATCCTGGCGCGGTTTCTCACCATCGTCGGCGGGCAGATGCAGTCGGTGGCCGTCGGCTGGCAGGTCTACACCCTGACCGGTGACCCGCTGCATCTGGGTTGGGTTGGGCTCGCGCAGTTCCTGCCCATGATGCTGTTCGCGCTTCCGAGTGGCCATGTGGCCGACCGCTTCGAGCGTCGGCGTGTGCTGATGGCGTGCATGGGTGCAGGCGCGCTGGCGTCGTTGGGGCTCGCGTTGTCGTCTGCACGAAGCCCAAGCCTGCCACTGCTCTACAGCTTGTTGGTCGTGCTCGGCACGGCGCGCGCCTTCAACGGGCCCGCGGGCAGTGCGCTCTTGCCGACGCTGGTTCCCAAGGAGCTGGTCCCGAACGCCATCGCCTGGAGCTCGACCAACTGGCAGGTTGCTACCATCCTGGGGCCCGCCCTGGGAGGTGTGCTCTACGGCATCTTCGGCGCCGCATCGGTCTACGGATTTGCGGCGCTCACTTCGCTCGCCGGCCTCGCCTTGGTCAGCCGCGTCTCCGCGCGTTCCGTCGCAAAGGAGCCGCGGGCGCCGGGGCTGCAGACGGTGCTCGCGGGGCTCGTCTACGTGTGGCGACAGAAGCTCTTGCTCGGCGCGATCACCCTTGACCTGTTCGCGGTGCTGCTCGGCGGGGCGGTGGCGCTCTTGCCGGCGATCGCCAAGGACCTGTTGGCGGTCGGCCCGTCGGGGCTCGGGATCTTGCGTGGAGCGCCGGCCGTCGGCGCGACGGTGATGGCGCTCTGGCTCGCGTATCGACCCCTGAGACGACGGGTGGGCGCCATCATGCTGGTGGCGGTCGCAGTGTTTGGGCTCGCCACCGTGGCCTTGGGTTTGTCTCGGAGCTTCTCCCTCTCGCTCGCGGCGCTCGTGGTGCTCGGCGCCTCGGACATGGTCAGTGTGTTCGTGCGACAGAACCTGGTTCAGCTCGGCACTCCAGATCCCATGCGTGGGCGCGTGAGCGCGGTGAACCTGGTGTTCATTGGTGCGTCGAACGAGCTGGGCGAGCTGGAGTCAGGGCTCACCGCTGCTTGGCTCGGCGTGGTGCCCGCGGTGATTGCGGGTGGGGTGGGGACAGTCGTGGTGGTGGCCCTGTGTGCGCTCGCGTTTCCGGCCCTCCGACGAGTGGATCGACTGCAGGAGCTTGGGGTCGGGAGATAG
- a CDS encoding ATP-binding cassette domain-containing protein — MIEVERLTKDYGTVVAVRDVSFSVGKGEVVGFLGPNGAGKSTTMRILVGFLGATSGSVRIAGHDIAEDSLEARRSIGYMPESAPLYLEMRVREYLSFRAQVKKVPRAERKAAVERAMTQAVVTEMADTVIGHLSKGYRQRVGLADALVANPPLLILDEPTAGLDPNQIREVRRLIRDLGENHTILLSTHILSEVETTCDRAIVIDRGRLIAEGSIDELRARRRGTGATLLVRGEPEKSRLIVEGVAGVRRVKTRDGDEEGLSRLTVSLAKEARDVGDVLEAAVARLTSAGFGVREAGPTRATLEDVFAELTSAEPDVDVDADAEEDQA; from the coding sequence ATGATCGAAGTGGAGCGCCTCACCAAGGACTACGGGACGGTCGTCGCGGTGCGCGACGTCTCCTTCTCCGTAGGCAAGGGCGAGGTCGTCGGCTTCCTGGGCCCGAACGGCGCCGGCAAGAGCACCACGATGCGGATCCTGGTTGGGTTCCTGGGTGCAACCAGCGGCAGCGTGCGCATCGCTGGGCATGACATCGCGGAGGACAGCCTCGAGGCGCGCCGCTCCATCGGCTACATGCCGGAGTCGGCACCGCTCTACCTCGAGATGCGAGTGCGCGAGTATCTGAGCTTCCGCGCCCAGGTGAAGAAGGTGCCGCGCGCGGAGCGGAAGGCTGCTGTCGAGAGGGCCATGACCCAGGCAGTGGTCACCGAGATGGCCGACACCGTGATCGGGCACCTCTCGAAGGGTTACCGGCAGCGTGTGGGGCTCGCGGACGCGCTCGTTGCCAATCCTCCCCTGCTCATCCTCGACGAACCGACGGCTGGGCTCGATCCCAACCAGATCCGCGAGGTACGCCGGCTGATCCGAGATCTGGGCGAGAACCACACCATCTTGCTGTCCACGCACATCTTGAGCGAGGTGGAGACCACCTGCGATCGCGCCATCGTCATCGATCGTGGCCGACTCATCGCCGAGGGCAGCATCGACGAGCTGCGTGCGCGTCGCCGGGGAACGGGCGCAACGCTCCTGGTCCGCGGGGAGCCGGAGAAATCTCGGCTCATCGTCGAAGGCGTGGCCGGAGTCCGCCGAGTGAAGACCCGGGACGGGGACGAGGAGGGTCTCTCCAGGTTGACGGTCAGTCTGGCCAAGGAGGCACGGGACGTCGGCGACGTGCTCGAGGCGGCGGTCGCGCGCCTCACCAGCGCGGGCTTCGGCGTGCGCGAGGCCGGCCCGACGCGCGCTACGCTCGAAGACGTGTTCGCCGAGCTGACCTCGGCGGAACCAGACGTCGATGTCGATGCGGACGCGGAGGAGGACCAGGCGTGA
- a CDS encoding SH3 domain-containing protein: MAQDRPGLEVQIPKPGDDRPRLTRVAVITLVGFVIGVAWPRLAGVKLVPSAPIDTEAAAPSADDTEPAAPASALAAPPAAKLAPAGGTPEPKPADPADQLDVSEAKVTSCRDAKGGRKTTCDAIDVDASVRPKILTLLACPAAKDLKGKLSLGIELDFASGKVTELIKGKSTTLPDATADALLACGKKEFASVSLADVKHQSEKYTLFYLVEFAPPAEQAAKDPSADANVTPASGQATVGWEVAIVRDQPKDGEIIARLMRGTKIIVSGRNGDWYRIKYDAKGAEGWVFRTAIGM; this comes from the coding sequence ATGGCCCAGGACCGACCCGGACTCGAAGTTCAGATCCCCAAGCCGGGAGACGATCGACCACGGCTCACGCGGGTCGCGGTGATCACGCTGGTGGGTTTTGTCATCGGAGTCGCGTGGCCACGGCTGGCCGGAGTCAAGTTGGTTCCCAGCGCGCCCATCGACACCGAAGCCGCTGCACCGAGCGCGGACGATACGGAACCCGCGGCGCCGGCGTCCGCCCTAGCAGCGCCGCCTGCGGCCAAGCTGGCGCCCGCCGGTGGCACTCCAGAGCCCAAACCCGCAGACCCCGCCGACCAGCTCGACGTATCCGAGGCGAAGGTGACGAGCTGTCGCGACGCCAAGGGCGGTCGCAAGACCACCTGCGACGCGATCGACGTGGACGCGAGTGTTCGACCGAAGATCCTGACGCTCCTCGCGTGCCCCGCTGCCAAGGACCTGAAGGGCAAACTCTCCCTCGGCATCGAGCTCGATTTCGCCAGCGGCAAGGTCACGGAGCTGATCAAGGGCAAGAGCACGACGCTGCCGGACGCGACTGCCGACGCGCTGCTTGCCTGTGGGAAGAAGGAGTTTGCGTCCGTGTCTCTGGCCGACGTCAAACACCAGAGCGAGAAGTACACGCTGTTCTATCTCGTCGAGTTTGCTCCGCCGGCTGAGCAGGCCGCGAAAGACCCGAGTGCCGACGCCAACGTCACGCCGGCCAGCGGCCAGGCAACCGTCGGATGGGAGGTCGCGATCGTGCGCGATCAACCGAAGGACGGCGAGATCATCGCGCGCTTGATGCGCGGGACGAAGATCATCGTGAGCGGTCGCAACGGCGATTGGTATCGCATCAAGTACGACGCGAAGGGCGCCGAAGGGTGGGTCTTCCGAACCGCAATCGGCATGTAG
- a CDS encoding ABC transporter permease subunit, which yields MSGTLPIFRREMLSLWVTPLAWVLMVVFLLIQGLSFYSIVVHVSSMSAASIDSGPVQAYFGQSIFLLVSLLLVCPALTMRVFAEERRSGTIESLLTAPVTPAGVVFGKYLATLATYVALWAPTLLFILILRNTGQVDWRVVGSSYIGVFGVGAGYLSVGILMSAMTRSQLTAFVLSMLVIFGLFILGIGEYVFDPGPLRELSAHVSVLSQMDEMSKGIVDLRRLVFDATLVVLPLFVTIRVVDSWRWG from the coding sequence GTGAGCGGCACCCTCCCGATTTTCCGGCGCGAGATGCTGTCGCTCTGGGTCACCCCGCTGGCGTGGGTGCTGATGGTCGTGTTCCTGCTGATCCAGGGCCTCAGCTTCTATTCGATCGTCGTGCACGTCTCGAGCATGAGCGCCGCTTCCATCGACAGTGGACCGGTGCAGGCCTACTTCGGCCAGTCGATCTTCCTGCTGGTGTCACTGCTCTTGGTATGCCCCGCGCTCACCATGCGGGTGTTCGCCGAAGAGCGGCGCAGCGGCACCATCGAGAGTCTGCTGACCGCTCCAGTCACTCCCGCGGGCGTGGTGTTCGGCAAGTACCTGGCCACACTCGCCACCTATGTCGCGCTGTGGGCACCGACGCTGCTCTTCATCCTGATCCTGCGCAATACCGGGCAGGTCGACTGGCGTGTGGTCGGCTCGAGCTACATCGGTGTGTTCGGCGTGGGCGCCGGTTATCTCTCGGTCGGCATCCTGATGAGCGCCATGACCCGCAGTCAGCTCACGGCCTTCGTGCTGAGCATGCTGGTGATCTTCGGGCTGTTCATCCTGGGCATCGGTGAGTACGTGTTCGACCCCGGCCCCCTGCGGGAGCTCTCGGCGCACGTCTCGGTCCTGTCGCAGATGGACGAGATGTCGAAGGGCATCGTCGATCTGCGCCGCCTCGTGTTCGACGCCACGCTGGTCGTGCTGCCGCTGTTCGTCACCATCAGGGTGGTCGACTCGTGGAGGTGGGGCTGA